GAATATTTTTGCCGGGACAGAAAAATTGCAGAAGCGAATCTACAGGGTGCTATTTCTCTGCACGGGCAATTCGATCCGTTCGATCATTGCTGAATCTCCTTTGAATTACGATAGCGACGGAAAATTTGTCGGCTACAGTGCGGGCAGTCATCCCCGGGGAGAAGTTCACCCTCAAGCCCTTAATCTGTTGTGCGGCAAGGGACACGCCATTGAGAACCTGCGCTCCAAGTCTTGGGATGAATTCAAGGTGGAGGATGTTCCTTCGATGGATTTTATCTTGACAGTGTGTGACAACGCGGCGAATGAACCTTGTCCCGTGTGGCCGAGCATGCCGGTGACGGCTCACTGGGGTCTTGCGGACCCCGCGGGCGTTGAGGGAACTGAAACTGAGCAGTTAAAAGCTTTTGAAAAAGCCTACGACTTGCTCAAAGAGCCTATCGCTGCGTTTCTGGCCCTTCCGTTTGACTCGCTTGACAGCGTGGAACTTCGTGAGAGACTTGAAAAGATAGGGCGCCGTGGGTCTGGAACGGATGGAGAGGAGAATAGTTACTGACGTTTGAAGCGTTTCTGTCCGACCACCGCATGAGACCTGAATCGTTCTGATTCTCACGCAGAAGCACTATGAAGAAACAAAAAACCCTGTATCTGGCTAACCCCTACGGCTTTTCCGCGCAGCAGCGCGAAGGGCCTCTGGCGGTTCTTGTCGAGGTTCTGGAATCAATGGGAGCCGAGGTATGGGAGCCGTTTTCCCGGAACAATCAGGTTGATAAGGCGGTTGCCGGCTGGGCCTATCAGGTTGGACAGTCGGACCTCAGGGACGTGCGTGAGGCCGACGGGTTGTTCGCGGTTGTCAATGGATGTCCGCCGGACGAAGGAGTTATGGTGGAACTGGGAATGGCTATTGCTTGGGAAAAACCCGTGTTTCTGTTCCGAGATGACTTCCGCAGCTGCACCGACAGCGAGGTCTATCCGCTCAACCTGATGCTGTTTGCCGGCATGCCTGAAAAGGGCTGGGAGGCTTACTTGTATGGTTCTGTAGAAGAGATAACCGACCCGGACAAAGCGCTGGCGAGATGGCTTAAAGATGCGGACTGATTACTTTTTTAGAGACGAGTCACCAAAAAATTTACCAGTCTGCTATTCTTAGGACCCTAGCCCCCTTTCCTCCTCCCTTTTTCATTTCCAGAAGTGCCGCGTTTGCCTCTTCAAGTTCGTACTCGGTGACTTCAGCCTCTATTCCCAGAGTGGACGCGGCCGAAAGAAAGCCGGCAACATCTTCCCTTGTGACATTCGCTACGCTTTTTATCTCTTTCTCAAGCCAGAGATGCGACTGGTAATCGAGACTCAGCAGAGAATTGATGTCGGAGTTCTCCTTGCTTATGGAGTTTACAATCAGTTTTCCCCCGGGGACAAGATTCTCAAGCGAGCGCAAAACGGGCGTCCATGCCGGAGTGGTGTCAATGATGCCTGAAAGCTGCTTGGGGGAGTGCTCTTCAATTCCGCCTGACCAGGATGCTCCAAGCTCCATGGCGAACAGCCTTTCCCTTTCTCCTCTTGCGAATACGAACACCTCGCATAGTGGATATGAGTGACGAAGTAGCTGTATGACCAGATGCGCTGAAGCTCCGAATCCCATAAGCCCTACGGCGTCGCCGTCTGTTATTCCGGAAAGTCTGGCGCAACGGTAACCTATCGCTCCGGCACACAGGAGAGGGGCCGTCTTCACTGGGTCCATTCCCTCCGGTATGCGGTGAACGAAGTCTGCGTCCGCGACCATAAATTCGGCAAAACCTCCGTTTCTGTCCCTGCCGGTGGCGATGAAATCATGGCAGAGGTTTTCCCGTCCGCTACTACAATAGGAGCATTTTCCGCAGACTCCTCCTATCCACGCAACTCCGACCATATCGCCTGCGTCGAAACTTCTTACGCCCGAGCCGTGTTCTTCGACCACCCCCACGACTTGATGTCCTGGAACAATCGGAAGAGACGGGGGGATCACCCTTCCTTCTGCCTCGTCCATGTCGGTGTGACAGACCCCGCAGGCTAAAATGCGTATTAGCACTTCTTCTTCAGCGGGTTCTGGTGTGGGAATCTCGAGCAGTTCAAGAGGAGTATCGTTATTGAGCAGGTCGTACGTACCTCTTAGAACCATTGCCTTCATCACGCTACCAAGTATAACACGCATATATGGCGTGCGGGCCGGTTCCTCACTGCTTGCTTGTTCCGAGTGTGGTGTCCGCGTACGCCCTCAGAACGATTTCCGCTGCGACTCTTGCGTCTTCTCCGGCGTCGTGGTGGCGAAAATCAATCCTGAGGTCCCGGGCAATATTCTCGAGATTGTAACCCCTAAGGGCGTATTTATCCGGCCAGGCGCGTCGCGCTACCTGCGCACTGTCAATCCAGGTTCCGTAACGAAGAGATTTTCCACATTCTTTAAATGCTTTTGAGATTGCTCGACGGTCAAAGAATGTATGGCTTACGACGATTTCTCCCAAGTGTCGCGCGATCTTGTCGCATAATTCTTCAAACCGCGGGCAGCCACTTACCATCTTCTGGTCTATGCCGTGTATGGCGATATTGTACGGATCAAAAAAGTCATGCGGATCAACAAGCTGCGTCCATACCTCTTTGATCTCCGCTGATCTTACCACCGCGATTCCCACTTGGCAGATGCTTGAAACGTTTGAATTCGCGGTCTCGACATCGATGGCGACAAAATCCAGATTTTTACTCGCGTGGAGATAGTTTTTTCCGTTTTGCCCGCAGGGCGTTTTCGGCTTTCCGGCTTTTTTCATTCTCCTACATTATGAGCCATAATAGGCTTTCTTTCAGCAGTGTTTCGTCCGCTTCGGCGTTTTCGGGCTTTAAACTCAGATTATATTGTTTATAATTCTCCAAATTAAAAGTTTTTCCGGAGGCGTAAGGTGCCGTTATATGAATATGAGTGCGACAGTTGCATGGAGAGTTACAATACGGACATAGACAGTCTGGTCGCCAAGCTTACCAAGACAAACGCAAAGAAGATTTTCAAGCAGAATCGCAACTTCTGTTATGTTGAAGTCACAAGCGATAAGAATGGAAAACTGTTTTTCGAACTGGGGGAAAGGGGCGTACGCGGCGCGAGAAGGTTTCGTTATAAGCTAGATAACGGAAAGGTCCTTTACCTTGAGCTCAAGGACTTCCGCTTCGATCACCTTGTGTACGGAGATGATGATCAGGATGAAGTCAAATGCCCTCTCTGCGACGATTCCGAGACAGTGAGAAGGGTTTTTTCCACTTTCAAGGCCATATTCGACGATAAGAATAAAAGAGCTCCAGGTCCCGGGGATGAGCTTAGATGGCATCTTGAATACAAACAGCAAAAGGATGAAGAAATAGCGAGCGACTGGGTAGGGCAGGATCACCTGAACCAGTATTTCAACAGATAGGAGACGCAAATGCCCCTCTATGAGTTTGAATGCATCAAGTGCAGACGCAACGTTGAGAAATCATTGAAGGCTCTTGAGAGAAAACGGGACAAGGAGACCGTAAAAAACCTTGTCGAGAAATATGACAACATAAACGCCATAGAAGTTATCGACCTTGAGCGCGAAGAAATAGTCGCGAAGCACGGAAGAAGGGGAAAAGATTCCATATTCAACGACTTTTACCTTAAGGACGGAGCCCTGCTTGCGCTTTTCAACATGCGAAACTACAGATTTTCCGAGCTTATATACGAAGAGGGGGACGAGAAAAACGTAAAGTGCTACTGCGGGGAGAAAAAGAAAGTGGAGAAAGTTATCTCGACTTTTGCTTTTACCAAGGACCTCTCAACCAATATGCCGAAGCCCGATCTCTCGAACCTGCCGCCTTCGGTTAGAAACAGAACTTACATAGGAGATTACATAGAGGAAAAGGACAGGCCTAAAAAGCACAGACCTCCCAAGGGAAAAAGGCAGTAGGGTCCTGTCCAGCCTTCCAGCGCTTCTGTGTGCTACTTCTTCTGCGCGTACTCTTCTTTGCGCCTGCCGAACCTTCTCTCAAGTTCATCCGATATGTCCTGAGGCGAAAGACCCGCTTCGCAGAGAAGCACCATGGAATGGAACCACAGATCGGTAAGTTCGTAGACGAGTTCGTCTTTATCCTCATTTTTGGCGGCTATTACTACTTCGCCGGCTTCCTCTCCGATTTTTTTAAGTATCCTGTCAACTCCGCCCTTCATAAGGCCGCTCACATAAGAGCCTTCCTTGGGGTTCTGCTTCCTGTCTTCTATTACGGAAAATACCTTTCTGAGTGAAGCTTTCTCGAACACGGGGGCAATTTTTTCTTCCATGTCCCCGGATCTGTAAAAGCATGTCGGCTTTCCGGTGTGGCAGGCTGCTCCGGTCTGCTCCACGGTTATTAGCACCGTATCGCAGTCGCAGTCAACGAAGATTTCCTTTACGTCCTGAAAATGGCCTGATTCTTCCCCTTTGTTCCAGATCTTTTTTCTCGATCTGCTCCAGAAGTGGGTCCTTCCGGTCTTGACGGTCATCTCGAGAGCCTCTTTGTTCGCATATGCGAGCATGAGCACCCGCCCGCTTGAACTGTCCTGCACTATTACGGGCAAAAGGCCTTCGTCGTTGAACTTGAGTTCTTCTAGTTTCATATAATCCCCTTTCCTAATCCACCGGGTTTTCATTCCGTTTGAAGTACGTCAAGATAATAATTGCAAAGCTTCCGTTGTCAAAGAACTGACGGGGCGGGGAAACCGGCATATTGAGGCTTCGGATCGGCTGTTTTCTCCCCCCGAAGCTTTTTTCTGAATTGCTGTTGATTTCAGGTGTATAACTGTAAAACTGCTGTGCACGGGGAGGAATTGATCTGTGTTTTCGAGAAAACATCTAGTTTATGCTTCGGCGGTTCTGATTTTCGCCCTTCTGCTTGTCGCTATTGGTTTTGTGCTCTACGGCGGTTCAGGGCG
The nucleotide sequence above comes from Candidatus Dadabacteria bacterium. Encoded proteins:
- a CDS encoding bifunctional phosphoribosyl-AMP cyclohydrolase/phosphoribosyl-ATP diphosphatase HisIE — encoded protein: MKLEELKFNDEGLLPVIVQDSSSGRVLMLAYANKEALEMTVKTGRTHFWSRSRKKIWNKGEESGHFQDVKEIFVDCDCDTVLITVEQTGAACHTGKPTCFYRSGDMEEKIAPVFEKASLRKVFSVIEDRKQNPKEGSYVSGLMKGGVDRILKKIGEEAGEVVIAAKNEDKDELVYELTDLWFHSMVLLCEAGLSPQDISDELERRFGRRKEEYAQKK
- a CDS encoding zinc-dependent alcohol dehydrogenase family protein, which codes for MKAMVLRGTYDLLNNDTPLELLEIPTPEPAEEEVLIRILACGVCHTDMDEAEGRVIPPSLPIVPGHQVVGVVEEHGSGVRSFDAGDMVGVAWIGGVCGKCSYCSSGRENLCHDFIATGRDRNGGFAEFMVADADFVHRIPEGMDPVKTAPLLCAGAIGYRCARLSGITDGDAVGLMGFGASAHLVIQLLRHSYPLCEVFVFARGERERLFAMELGASWSGGIEEHSPKQLSGIIDTTPAWTPVLRSLENLVPGGKLIVNSISKENSDINSLLSLDYQSHLWLEKEIKSVANVTREDVAGFLSAASTLGIEAEVTEYELEEANAALLEMKKGGGKGARVLRIADW
- a CDS encoding nucleoside 2-deoxyribosyltransferase, coding for MKKQKTLYLANPYGFSAQQREGPLAVLVEVLESMGAEVWEPFSRNNQVDKAVAGWAYQVGQSDLRDVREADGLFAVVNGCPPDEGVMVELGMAIAWEKPVFLFRDDFRSCTDSEVYPLNLMLFAGMPEKGWEAYLYGSVEEITDPDKALARWLKDAD
- a CDS encoding arsenate reductase ArsC; the protein is MQKRIYRVLFLCTGNSIRSIIAESPLNYDSDGKFVGYSAGSHPRGEVHPQALNLLCGKGHAIENLRSKSWDEFKVEDVPSMDFILTVCDNAANEPCPVWPSMPVTAHWGLADPAGVEGTETEQLKAFEKAYDLLKEPIAAFLALPFDSLDSVELRERLEKIGRRGSGTDGEENSY
- a CDS encoding exonuclease, which translates into the protein MKKAGKPKTPCGQNGKNYLHASKNLDFVAIDVETANSNVSSICQVGIAVVRSAEIKEVWTQLVDPHDFFDPYNIAIHGIDQKMVSGCPRFEELCDKIARHLGEIVVSHTFFDRRAISKAFKECGKSLRYGTWIDSAQVARRAWPDKYALRGYNLENIARDLRIDFRHHDAGEDARVAAEIVLRAYADTTLGTSKQ